A stretch of Acidobacteriota bacterium DNA encodes these proteins:
- the dprA gene encoding DNA-protecting protein DprA, translating to MTPADITAVALSFLRPGPDTQACKLIRQEAMGLMELGFRVGFPPDEVRARVADALRRAEAALTDAARLGLRVVAARTPAYPSRLAEIIDPPIVLWTSGDGCLERRSVAIVGSRRATPAGLHVARQLGRDLAGAGWTIVSGMALGVDGAAHEGALEAGGETLAVLGCGADIVYPYAHRALAARIAGHGRILSEFPPGTAPRPWHFPLRNRIISGLARAIVVVEASEKSGSLITARLAMEQGRDVLAVPGSAASGRYRGSHALIKDGARLVETMDDVLDEIEGVSRIRAGHADKTCVISELEGMMAVGEPYSVDELAALSRLPAPDLLAQLGRLEVEGRMSRTAGGNFVRLDSTASVRGIGS from the coding sequence ATGACCCCTGCAGACATCACCGCCGTTGCCCTGTCCTTCCTCCGGCCCGGTCCCGACACCCAGGCCTGCAAACTGATCAGGCAGGAGGCGATGGGACTCATGGAGCTGGGTTTTCGCGTCGGGTTCCCGCCCGACGAGGTCCGCGCCCGTGTGGCCGACGCGCTGCGCCGGGCCGAGGCCGCCCTCACGGACGCCGCCCGTCTGGGCCTCCGCGTTGTCGCCGCGCGTACACCGGCATATCCGTCCCGTCTGGCCGAGATCATCGACCCCCCAATTGTCTTGTGGACGAGCGGGGATGGATGTCTCGAACGGCGCAGTGTGGCCATTGTGGGATCGCGGCGAGCCACGCCCGCCGGCCTCCACGTGGCGCGCCAGTTGGGGCGTGATCTCGCAGGCGCCGGCTGGACCATCGTGAGCGGCATGGCCCTGGGTGTGGATGGCGCCGCGCACGAAGGCGCGCTCGAGGCCGGCGGGGAAACACTGGCCGTGCTCGGGTGTGGGGCCGATATCGTGTATCCCTACGCGCATCGGGCCCTGGCGGCGCGAATCGCCGGACACGGCCGGATTCTGAGCGAGTTTCCGCCCGGTACGGCGCCGCGGCCCTGGCACTTTCCGCTGCGCAACCGGATCATCAGCGGACTGGCCCGGGCGATCGTGGTGGTGGAAGCGTCGGAAAAGAGCGGGTCGCTCATCACGGCCCGGCTTGCCATGGAACAGGGCCGCGACGTGCTCGCGGTACCGGGCAGCGCTGCGTCGGGCCGCTACCGCGGCAGTCACGCGCTCATCAAAGATGGCGCCCGGCTGGTCGAGACCATGGATGATGTGCTGGACGAAATCGAAGGTGTGTCGAGAATTCGCGCCGGGCACGCAGACAAGACTTGCGTTATCAGTGAATTGGAAGGAATGATGGCGGTCGGGGAGCCCTACAGTGTTGACGAATTGGCGGCGTTGAGTCGCCTGCCGGCGCCCGATTTGCTGGCCCAGTTGGGCCGCCTGGAAGTGGAAGGCAGGATGAGCCGAACGGCCGGGGGGAATTTTGTCCGGCTTGACTCGACTGCTAGTGTTAGGGGAATCGGCTCATAA
- the topA gene encoding type I DNA topoisomerase: MAKVLVVVESPAKAKTINKYLGRDYTVLASMGHVRDLPKNKLGVDVEDGFKPDYVVIPDRAKVIKELKAAAKSVSEIFVATDPDREGEAIGWHLAEELGTKKRKVRRLMFNEITKKAILEAVANPGEIDMDMVDAQQARRVLDRLVGYKISPLLWDKVRRGLSAGRVQSVALKLICDREREIEAFIPEEYWHVTARLAAALPPEFDARLARKGSAAVKITNEAESKAVLADLAKAPFVVSSVQTKERKKNPVPPFITSKLQQASRFPVKKTMMIAQQLYEGIELPGEEAAVGLITYMRTDSVRVADQALVDVREHIGKAYGADYLPAQANQYRVKQTAQDAHEAIRPTSMGYPPERVAAHLTPDQFYLYRLIWNRFVASQMMPATFDDTTVEITALDYLFRAKGSVPKFAGWLAVYGQAKDEAEESERTERPAPAAGAQTDAEEDSGSAVLPLVKEGQTLAVRSLTPDQKFTQPPPRFNEGSLVKALEENGIGRPSTYASIINVLQSREYVNKNEGRFKPTILGRRLVDKLLHPAFDDILDIEYTARMEDELDQIEKGKAKYGAILSKFYKKFVKDLAKAEKIMPSFKEGQPTDIVCEKCGAPMVEKSGKFGIFLACSTYPACDNTKEIEVADTPTEELEEACENCGKPMVLKRGRFGMFLACTGYPECKTTRKVIATRQGVTAAKADQILDEKCPNCGKNLVVKQGRFGEFTACTGYPECKYVKQQLTGIKCPKDGGDVAERKSRRGKVFFGCVNYPKCDFTLWNKPIIEPCPKCQRPFLTEKITKRHGRQLICSNEECDYLRSEALEETTAG, translated from the coding sequence ATGGCAAAGGTATTGGTAGTGGTCGAGTCGCCGGCGAAGGCGAAAACGATCAACAAGTATTTGGGGCGCGACTACACGGTACTCGCGTCCATGGGGCACGTTCGGGATCTTCCCAAGAACAAGCTGGGTGTGGATGTCGAGGACGGGTTCAAACCCGACTACGTCGTCATTCCGGATCGCGCCAAAGTCATCAAGGAACTGAAGGCCGCCGCCAAGTCAGTGTCCGAGATATTCGTCGCAACCGACCCTGACCGCGAGGGCGAGGCGATCGGCTGGCATCTGGCCGAGGAACTGGGCACCAAAAAGCGGAAAGTCCGCCGCCTGATGTTCAACGAAATCACCAAGAAGGCCATCCTCGAAGCGGTGGCCAACCCGGGTGAGATCGACATGGACATGGTGGACGCCCAACAGGCGCGCCGCGTGCTCGACCGCCTCGTGGGATACAAAATCAGCCCACTGCTGTGGGACAAGGTGCGCCGTGGCCTGAGTGCCGGACGCGTCCAGTCGGTGGCGCTCAAGTTGATCTGCGACCGCGAGCGCGAGATCGAGGCGTTCATCCCCGAAGAGTACTGGCACGTCACCGCCCGCCTGGCGGCAGCGCTGCCACCCGAGTTCGATGCACGCCTGGCGCGCAAGGGCAGCGCGGCCGTGAAGATCACGAACGAGGCCGAGTCCAAGGCGGTGCTGGCCGATCTGGCCAAGGCGCCGTTTGTGGTGTCCTCGGTCCAGACAAAAGAGCGCAAGAAGAACCCGGTTCCTCCGTTCATCACGAGCAAGCTGCAGCAGGCGTCCCGCTTCCCGGTGAAGAAGACGATGATGATTGCGCAGCAGTTGTATGAGGGCATTGAGCTGCCCGGCGAAGAAGCGGCAGTAGGTCTCATCACGTACATGAGAACCGACTCGGTGCGCGTGGCCGATCAGGCCCTCGTCGACGTGCGCGAACACATCGGCAAGGCCTATGGGGCCGATTACCTGCCGGCCCAGGCCAATCAGTACCGTGTGAAGCAGACCGCGCAGGATGCCCACGAAGCCATCCGGCCGACCTCGATGGGATATCCGCCCGAGCGCGTGGCGGCCCATCTCACGCCGGATCAGTTTTACCTGTATCGCTTGATCTGGAACCGGTTCGTCGCGTCGCAGATGATGCCGGCGACGTTCGACGATACGACGGTGGAGATCACTGCACTCGACTACCTCTTCCGGGCCAAGGGATCGGTGCCGAAGTTCGCCGGCTGGCTCGCGGTGTATGGCCAGGCGAAGGACGAAGCCGAGGAAAGTGAGCGAACGGAACGTCCGGCGCCGGCCGCGGGTGCCCAGACCGACGCCGAAGAAGACAGCGGAAGCGCCGTGTTGCCGCTCGTGAAAGAAGGCCAGACGCTGGCGGTGCGAAGCCTGACGCCCGATCAGAAGTTCACGCAGCCACCGCCGCGGTTCAACGAAGGGTCGCTCGTGAAGGCGCTGGAAGAAAACGGCATCGGCCGGCCCAGCACCTACGCGTCGATCATCAACGTCCTGCAGTCGCGCGAGTACGTGAACAAAAACGAGGGCCGGTTCAAGCCCACGATTCTGGGTCGCCGGCTCGTGGACAAACTGCTGCATCCCGCGTTTGATGACATTCTCGACATCGAGTACACGGCCCGCATGGAGGACGAACTCGACCAGATCGAAAAGGGCAAGGCGAAGTACGGCGCCATCCTTTCGAAGTTCTACAAGAAGTTCGTCAAGGATCTGGCCAAGGCCGAGAAGATCATGCCCAGCTTCAAGGAAGGGCAGCCGACCGACATCGTGTGCGAGAAATGCGGCGCGCCGATGGTGGAGAAGTCGGGCAAGTTCGGCATCTTCCTGGCCTGCAGCACCTATCCGGCGTGTGACAACACGAAGGAAATTGAGGTGGCCGACACGCCAACGGAAGAACTGGAAGAGGCGTGTGAGAACTGCGGGAAGCCGATGGTGCTCAAGCGCGGCCGGTTCGGCATGTTCCTGGCGTGCACGGGATATCCCGAGTGCAAGACCACTCGCAAGGTCATCGCCACCAGACAGGGTGTGACCGCGGCGAAAGCGGATCAGATCCTGGACGAGAAGTGCCCGAACTGCGGCAAGAACCTCGTGGTGAAACAGGGGCGCTTCGGTGAATTCACCGCGTGCACCGGGTATCCCGAGTGCAAGTACGTGAAGCAGCAGTTGACGGGGATCAAGTGTCCGAAGGATGGCGGTGACGTGGCCGAGCGGAAGTCGCGGCGCGGTAAGGTGTTTTTCGGCTGCGTGAATTATCCGAAGTGCGACTTCACGCTGTGGAACAAGCCCATCATTGAGCCGTGTCCGAAGTGCCAGCGGCCGTTCCTCACCGAGAAGATCACCAAGCGTCACGGGCGCCAGTTGATCTGCAGCAACGAGGAATGCGACTACCTGCGCAGTGAGGCGCTCGAAGAGACGACGGCCGGGTAA
- the trmFO gene encoding methylenetetrahydrofolate--tRNA-(uracil(54)-C(5))-methyltransferase (FADH(2)-oxidizing) TrmFO — translation MVHIIGGGLAGCEAAWQAASMGADVTLYEMRPVRPTAVHQTDGLAELVCSNSFRGDKLDNAVGLLKEEMRRLGSIIMRIADEVRVPAGAALAVDRHLFSERVTAAITSHPRIRVDRREITHVPTPAEMSPVVIATGPLTSDALSASIATFLGREHLAFFDAISPIVLAETIDMSKVFRASRWDRSLRGPAPETTSEVVSPAVTETTSEVVSGGTSEGDYLNCPFTKDEYVAFHQAIVSAEKAEVHDFDNTKFFEGCLPIEVMAHRGVDTLRFGPMKPAGLDDPRTGRWPYAVVQLRQDTLAGDHYSLVGFQTQLKWPEQKRVFGMIPGLEHAEFVRFGMIHRNTYINGPTVLTSTWQTRRRPDLFFAGQVSGVEGYVESAASGLVAGRNAARLSLGHDPVAPPRTTAIGALAHYVAHADPAHYNPTNITFGIIPALDAPPKSRHDRSMATSARALADLEPWSTATAGGV, via the coding sequence ATGGTGCATATCATCGGTGGCGGGCTCGCCGGTTGCGAGGCAGCCTGGCAGGCGGCCTCGATGGGCGCGGACGTCACCCTCTACGAAATGCGGCCGGTGCGGCCGACGGCCGTTCACCAGACCGACGGCCTCGCCGAACTCGTCTGCAGCAATTCGTTTCGCGGCGACAAACTCGACAACGCCGTCGGGCTCCTCAAGGAGGAGATGCGGCGGCTCGGGTCGATCATCATGCGCATCGCCGACGAGGTGCGTGTGCCGGCCGGCGCAGCACTCGCCGTGGATCGGCATCTCTTCTCGGAACGCGTGACGGCCGCCATCACGTCACACCCGCGCATTCGCGTTGACCGCCGCGAGATCACACACGTGCCGACGCCGGCCGAGATGTCGCCGGTCGTTATTGCCACCGGCCCCCTGACATCGGACGCGCTGTCGGCCTCCATCGCGACGTTCCTTGGACGCGAACACCTCGCGTTTTTTGATGCGATCAGCCCGATCGTGCTGGCCGAGACCATCGATATGTCGAAGGTCTTTCGGGCGTCGCGCTGGGATCGGTCGCTGCGAGGGCCTGCGCCGGAAACGACCTCAGAGGTCGTTTCGCCGGCGGTGACCGAAACGACCTCTGAGGTCGTTTCCGGGGGCACGTCCGAAGGTGACTACCTCAACTGTCCCTTCACGAAAGACGAATACGTCGCCTTCCACCAGGCCATCGTCTCTGCCGAAAAGGCGGAGGTGCACGACTTCGACAACACGAAGTTCTTCGAAGGGTGCCTGCCCATTGAAGTGATGGCGCACCGGGGCGTAGATACCTTGCGGTTTGGCCCGATGAAACCCGCCGGACTTGACGACCCGCGCACGGGCCGGTGGCCGTATGCCGTTGTGCAACTGCGGCAGGACACACTCGCCGGTGACCACTACAGCCTCGTGGGATTCCAGACGCAGTTGAAGTGGCCGGAACAGAAGCGGGTGTTCGGGATGATTCCGGGACTCGAGCACGCCGAGTTTGTGCGGTTCGGCATGATTCACCGGAACACCTACATCAACGGTCCGACCGTGCTGACGAGCACGTGGCAGACCCGCAGGCGTCCGGACCTGTTCTTCGCCGGGCAGGTATCGGGTGTGGAAGGGTATGTCGAGTCGGCGGCGTCCGGCCTTGTGGCGGGAAGAAATGCGGCGCGCCTGTCGCTGGGACATGACCCGGTGGCTCCACCACGCACGACCGCGATCGGGGCGTTGGCCCACTACGTGGCCCACGCTGATCCGGCGCACTACAACCCGACCAACATCACGTTCGGGATCATCCCCGCGCTCGACGCACCGCCAAAAAGCCGGCATGACCGGAGCATGGCGACAAGCGCGCGTGCCCTGGCCGATCTTGAACCCTGGAGCACGGCTACCGCCGGCGGGGTGTGA
- a CDS encoding tyrosine recombinase XerC, which yields MLRDATREFLQFLKFNRNASPHTVRAYETDLTQFLDFLSARDATKPSKVPVTALDADGVRGFLESLHDRGNSRASAARRLAALRTFARYLVREGRLADDPTQMVGAPRKEQTLPQHLDLAQVDSVIGTPDLDRAAGRRDRAILELFYASGLRLSELVGLDIEDVNLPGRVVRVRGKGGKERLVPFNHSTADALKVMLQDARALKPETTSRRSRGSGPHARTRHAMFLNLRGGRLTTRSVDRIVRQAARAAAVPGGLSPHALRHTFATHLLQAGADLRAIQELLGHERLSTTQRYTHLDIGRLMEVYRASHPRARKS from the coding sequence ATGCTGAGGGACGCCACGCGGGAGTTCCTGCAGTTCCTGAAGTTCAACAGGAACGCCTCGCCGCATACGGTGCGCGCCTACGAGACCGACCTGACCCAGTTTCTCGATTTCCTCAGCGCACGCGACGCGACCAAGCCCAGCAAGGTGCCGGTGACCGCGCTTGACGCCGACGGGGTGCGCGGGTTCCTCGAATCGCTGCACGATCGCGGCAACAGCCGCGCCTCTGCCGCCCGGCGCCTGGCTGCCTTGCGCACGTTCGCGCGGTACCTGGTGCGCGAGGGCCGGCTGGCCGACGACCCGACACAGATGGTTGGGGCACCGCGCAAGGAGCAGACCCTGCCCCAACATCTCGACCTGGCGCAGGTGGACAGCGTGATCGGCACACCCGATCTGGACCGCGCCGCAGGACGGCGAGACCGCGCGATCCTCGAGTTGTTCTACGCGTCCGGTCTGCGGCTCAGTGAGCTGGTGGGGCTCGATATCGAAGACGTGAATCTCCCCGGTCGCGTGGTCAGGGTACGGGGCAAGGGCGGCAAGGAACGGCTGGTACCGTTTAACCACTCCACAGCCGACGCGCTCAAAGTGATGCTGCAGGACGCCCGCGCGCTGAAGCCCGAAACGACCTCGCGGCGATCGCGTGGCTCGGGTCCCCACGCGCGGACGCGCCATGCGATGTTCCTCAACCTGCGTGGCGGGCGGCTCACCACGCGCAGCGTGGATCGCATTGTGCGTCAGGCGGCGCGGGCGGCGGCAGTACCTGGCGGGCTGAGTCCGCACGCACTGCGGCACACGTTTGCCACGCACCTGTTGCAGGCCGGAGCCGACCTGAGGGCGATTCAGGAGTTACTGGGTCACGAGCGCCTCAGCACGACGCAACGGTACACACATCTCGACATCGGCCGGCTGATGGAGGTGTACCGCGCGTCACACCCGCGCGCACGCAAGTCCTGA